A window of the Trichoderma asperellum chromosome 4, complete sequence genome harbors these coding sequences:
- a CDS encoding uncharacterized protein (EggNog:ENOG41): MVMSRTLETPAKTAEVKLENSFTPPPTEPRRSRRSAAVSAAASDVLGEDEEDKDIAKLKTLELLKTVRTQRSLGNPPAASLEKEEEGSVKLEELDDEDAVPVQGDTCDNDWAAEEDIDESDSEPIEMDPIDTLVDDEYIALEDDEGEGDDVVPVENVMENDNDSSEASQKRPRTQTAEVDAAQWVKECDKAYAVDENDKDVRQFEAYLAHIIYIIYRWAEDLRGDWFELPRKDREMVVSFYAIFKRAAVNPNNLLEIILQGIPLQTRKVLGKADLKATDLFDLPLIPDKCMHRLVYMDVATELRDEQICRVKKFKACSTFYKAAKPMVNLKEASRVSLYVGSSMRKAGSWHRIEHENAANQPESSREGMHYREISKSNVVTNFRMIGVWKNIYADDSYVTQDVDRWLVTMVEGLMMVYLGIYTEQNAATWRPDIVLHLHIT, encoded by the exons ATGGTGATGTCAAGGACGTTGGAAACTCCTGCAAAGACTGCAGAGGTGAAGCTGGAGAATAGCTTCACTCCTCCTCCCACAGAGCCTCGGCGTTCAAGGCGCtcggctgct gtgtcagcagcagcctcggaTGTGCttggcgaggatgaagaggataaaGATATCGCAAAGTTGAAGACGTTGGAGCTTTTGAAGACTGTTAGGACCCAACGAAGCCTTGGGAAtcctcctgctgcctctctcgagaaggaggaggagggctcGGTGAAGCTTGAAGAGctagacgatgaagatgctgtcCCTGTTCAAGGCGACACTTGTGATAATGATTGGGCAGCCGAAGAAGATATAGATGAATCAGACAGTGAGCCAATAGAAATGGATCCAATTGATACTCTTGTTGATGACGAGTATATCGCActtgaggatgatgaaggtGAAGGTGATGACGTCGTTCCAGTAGAAAATGTCATGGAAAATGACAATGATTCGTCAGAAGCGTCTCAAAAGAGACCTCGTACCCAGACTGCAGAGGTAGATGCAGCTCAATGGGTAAAGGAGTGTGATAAGGCTTatgctgttgatgaaaaTGACAAAGATGTGAGACAGTTCGAGGCCTATCTTGCCCATATcatctatattatttataggtgGGCTGAAGACCTCAGAGGCGACTGGTTTGAGCTGCCAAGGAAAGATAGAGAGATGGTAGTGAGCTTCTATGCCATTTTTAAAAGAGCTGCGGTCAATCCTAACAATTTGTTGGAAATTATCTTGCAGGGGATTCCGCTTCAGACGCGAAAGGTGCTTGGAAAAGCAGACTTGAAAGCGACGGACCTTTTTGACTTACCGCTTATTCCCGACAAATGTATGCATCGGTTGGTGTATATGGATGTTGCTACAGAGCTACGTGACGAGCAAATATGCCGCGTTAAGAAGTTTAAGGCCTGTTCAACGTTTTACAAAGCAGCAAAGCCCATGGTAAACCTGAAAGAAGCATCGAGAGTCAGTCTTTACGTTGGTTCGTCCATGCGTAAGGCGGGATCGTGGCATCGGATTGAGCATGAGAATGCAGCAAATCAGCCTGAGTCAAGCCGTGAAGGCATGCATTATCGTGAGATATCAAAATCCAACGTCGTCACCAATTTTAGAATGATTGGCGTATGGAAGAATATTTACGCTGATGACAGCTATGTTACTCAAGACGTTGATCGGTGGCTTGTTACAATGGTGGAAGGGTTAATGATGGTATATCTCGGCATTTATACAGAGCAAAATGCCGCAACATGGAGACCAGACATTGTACTTCATCTTCATATAACTTAG
- a CDS encoding uncharacterized protein (TransMembrane:1 (i12-31o)~CAZy:GH47) → MLSQLQGPIPRRYVALLFFVVCIALFLWSGFDIIPRRVTAPRFKYPYMPSSYDWSKAKIYHPPTDMKKLPTGSPKPLPKIQSKQSGGQDAINNARKEAVKKALVKSWGAYKQYAWTKDELMPLSAKGKESFSGWSAQLVDALDTLWIMGLKDDFNLAVKEVALIDWSKTKSGGVVNLFEVTIRYLGGLLAAYDLSQEPILLAKAVELGNTLYATFDTPNRLPSHWLDYEKAKQGTQTADDKMSGAAGGTLCMEFTRLAQITGEDKFYDAVERINMFFRRFQNETTLPGMWPIWMNYRDEEMLESSYSIAGSADSQYEYLVKMHPLLSGLNPEYPEMAIKALDTIRDNLLFRPMTPKEDNILFAGSIKINGNDTQFSADMDHLTCFAGGMYALAGKLFTRDDYLDLGSRLTAGCVWEYDAMPSGIMPESATFVACDKLDGPCPFDTERMPPTDDPRRPGGFLSVKGRHYLLRPEAIESVFYMWRITGDQIWRDTAWRMWENVVRETETELAFAIVKDVTVSLGEKGDSMETFWLSETMKYFWLTFEDPSVLSLDEYVFNTEAHPFRRPA, encoded by the exons ATGTTGAGCCAGCTCCAGGGACCGATCCCCCGCCGATACGTcgcgctcctcttcttcgtcgtctgcATCGCCCTCTTCCTATGGAGCGGCTTCGATATCATTCCTCGGCGAGTGACAGCGCCTAGATTCAAGTACCCGTATATGCCCTCGAGCTATGATTGGAGTAAAGCAAAAATCTACCATCCTCCGACGGACATGAAGAAGCTCCCCACAGGATCTCCCAAACCACTGCCCAAGATACAATCGAAGCAATCGGGTGGTCAAGATGCCATCAACAATGCCCGAAAGGAGGCCGTCAAAAAAGCCTTGGTGAAGAGCTGGGGCGCGTATAAGCAGTACGCCTGGACCAAGGACGAACTGATGCCGCTGTcggccaagggcaaggagTCGTTCAGCGGATGGTCGGCACAGCTGGTTGATGCCTTGGATACGCTTTGGATCATGGGCCTTAAGGACGACTTTAATTTGGCCGTGAAGGAGGTAGCGCTGATTGACTGGAGTAAAACCAAAAGTGGTGGTGTGGTAAATTTGTTCGAGGTGACGATTCGATATCTTGGCGGACTGCTTGCCGCATACGATCTCTCTCAGGAGCCCATCTTGCTGGCAAAGGCGGTTGAGCTCGGCAACACACTCTACGCCACATTTGATACCCCGAACCGTCTGCCATCGCACTGGCTTGATTACGAAAAGGCGAAGCAGGGTACCCAGACTGCTGATGATAAAAtgtctggagctgctggtggcACTCTCTGCATGGAGTTTACGAGACTCGCGCAGATAACGGGCGAAGACAAATTCTACGATGCCGTGGAACGTATAAACATGTTCTTCCGCCGATTCCAAAACGAGACTACCCTCCCTGGTATGTGGCCAATTTGGATGAACTACCGCGATGAGGAAATGCTCGAAAGCAGCTACTCCATTGCAGGTTCCGCAGACTCACAATACGAATACCTGGTCAAGATGCACCCTCTCCTAAGTGGGCTCAACCCTGAGTATCCCGAAATGGCAATCAAGGCTCTTGACACTATCAGAGACAATTTACTGTTTCGTCCAATGACGCCCAAGGAGGACAACATTTTGTTTGCTGGCAGTATTAAAATCAATGGCAACGACACTCAGTTTAGTGCAGATATGGACCATTTAACCTGTTTTGCCGGCGGTATGTACGCGTTGGCAGGCAAACTATTTACACGAGATGACTACCTCGACTTGGGTTCGCGGCTCACGGCGGGCTGTGTATGGGAATACGATGCCATGCCTTCGGGCATTATGCCTGAGTCTGCTACCTTTGTGGCCTGTGACAAATTAGACGGCCCATGTCCGTTTGATACAGAGCGGATGCCCCCTACCGATGATCCTAGGAGGCCCGGCGGATTTTTGAGCGTCAAGGGCAGACACTATCTTTTGCGACCTGAAGCCATTGAGAGCGTGTTTTACATGTGGCGCATCACGGGAGACCAGATTTGGCGAGATACCGCATGGAGGATGTGGGAGAATGTCGTCAGAGAGACGGAGACGGAGCTGGCGTTTGCTATTGTCAAAGATGTGACGGTCAGCTTGGGCGAGAAGGGCGATTCGATGGAG ACGTTCTGGCTCAGTGAGACGATGAAGTACTTTTGGCTTACCTTTGAAGATCCCAGCGTTCTTAGCCTGGATGAATATGTTTTTAACACGGAGGCACACCCGTTTCGGCGACCAGCGTAG
- a CDS encoding uncharacterized protein (EggNog:ENOG41~TransMembrane:12 (i55-77o89-110i122-140o152-173i185-206o212-232i300-322o334-356i392-414o420-445i457-475o481-504i)) has protein sequence MRTMEEAKVTGVEQDLLQAPTTMEESEKAQHVDTIFTEVDHAEPYSVFSPALRTFLTYFLGYAMIISTLTATIYFPLIPILSTQLHVSIQSINLTVTVYAIAQALSPAIFASLADSFGRRPVFLCLVTLYAVPSLGLALNRTSYPALITLRALQSIGGSAIPSISYGVVADVAPVAERGSMLGPMLSTCNGISAIGPVIGGAVALGTRGVRWVFLALFIIAVTCLVLAGFTLPETARNVVGNGSVPAVGIWRTWWSVLVSKKSQREEVCDEQNSAKKRQAWRAANAFASFRIILYKDAAVVLWMVASSYSVYYTFQVAIPVIFDDIYRYNELQIGLVLLPGLAGMTIGGIIAGKLVDRNYAVTARNHNVEASKKNEGFQPDFPLEVARYRNCFVFILIEMLLVIGYGWAVHFRVHPAVPIILQFFICGTSTLLSHTASALLVDIFPEMSSTAYASGQIMRCGLSAASAAVIQPIINAVGRGWYFTMFSLFVGTTGAGSVFMSRLKGMKWRQKRHSQQTA, from the coding sequence ATGAGGACTATGGAAGAGGCCAAAGTGACGGGCGTCGAGCAGGATTTATTGCAAGCCCCGACAACGATGGAGGAGTCGGAGAAAGCGCAGCATGTTGACACCATCTTCACTGAGGTAGATCATGCAGAGCCTTATTCAGTGTTTTCACCGGCTTTGCGCACCTTCTTGACCTATTTCCTCGGGTATGCCATGATAATCTCTACGTTGACAGCAACAATATACTTCCCCTTAATCCCCATCCTCAGCACTCAGCTGCACGTCTCCATCCAGAGCATCAACCTCACGGTGACCGTCTACGCAATCGCACAAGCCCTTTCGCCAGCAATCTTTGCCTCCCTGGCAGATAGCTTCGGCCGCCGCCCCGTTTTCTTGTGTCTCGTGACGCTCTATGCCGTTCCCAGCCTCGGCCTTGCTCTCAACCGCACGAGCTATCCGGCCCTGATAACATTGCGTGCTCTCCAGAGCATCGGCGGCTCTGCCATTCCCTCCATTTCCTATGGCGTCGTCGCGGATGTGGCTCCCGTTGCCGAACGCGGGAGCATGTTGGGTCCTATGCTGTCGACGTGCAATGGCATCTCAGCTATTGGCCCAGTCATCGGTGGTGCCGTTGCTCTGGGCACGAGAGGAGTGAGATGggtttttcttgctcttttcaTTATTGCGGTTACGTGTCTGGTGTTGGCTGGCTTTACGCTGCCCGAGACTGCGCGGAATGTTGTTGGAAACGGCAGCGTGCCGGCCGTGGGCATTTGGCGGACGTGGTGGTCGGTGCTCGTCAGCAAGAAGtctcaaagagaagaggtcTGTGATGAGCAAAATTCAGCCAAGAAAAGACAGGCCTGGAGAGCTGCTAACGCTTTTGCTTCATTCCGCATCATCCTCTACAAAGATGCTGCTGTCGTGCTTTGGATGGTGGCCTCCTCGTACTCTGTCTACTATACATTTCAAGTTGCAATACCGGTCATCTTTGATGATATTTACAGGTACAACGAGCTTCAAATCGGGCTTGTCTTATTACCTGGTTTGGCAGGAATGACGATAGGAGGGATTATCGCTGGAAAACTGGTGGACAGAAATTACGCCGTTACCGCGAGGAATCACAATGTCGAGGCTTCGAAGAAGAACGAGGGTTTCCAGCCGGACTTTCCTCTAGAAGTCGCTAGATACAGGAATTGCTTCGTCTTTATTCTGATTGAGATGCTTCTGGTAATTGGCTACGGCTGGGCAGTCCACTTTCGAGTACACCCTGCTGTGCCTATTATTCTTCAATTTTTTATATGTGGCACATCGACTCTATTAAGCCACACCGCTAGTGCACTTCTTGTGGACATATTTCCTGAAATGTCCAGCACTGCCTATGCTTCAGGACAAATTATGAGATGCGGACTCAGCGCAGCTTCGGCTGCTGTTATACAACCGATCATCAATGCGGTGGGACGAGGCTGGTACTTTACAATGTTTTCGCTTTTCGTCGGAACAACAGGTGCTGGTTCGGTTTTCATGAGCCGTCTCAAAGGGATGAAGTGGAGACAGAAAAGACACTCACAGCAGACGGCCTAA
- a CDS encoding uncharacterized protein (EggNog:ENOG41) — MQFKKQFNFLKKKRDAEEGDDGDQETRDTLSPSTTVDVASVSSRAPSIAPTTRYRNTSSSDNQPESASEAHSLPRGEEISSKDPLGLTVIHHPPGERSVDIIFVHGLGGSSRMTWAHNHSLDFFWPLKFLPLEPDINGARILTFGYNGKFRPGSGKNKMSILDFAKDLLYDLKYAQDESAPGPENLRMGERPIIFLVHSMGGLIVKEAYMQGQYDPTYEAIIKAVSAIVFLSTPHRGTNLAETLNRILQVSFIANPMQFIAELAAGSQTLQKLNEQFRHVAPKLQIVSFYETRPTTMFKKTQIMVLEKDSSVLGYPGEISKALDADHNGICKYESPSDPKYITVRNVLKTLIGKEKSKEFSTTTNVAKLSITDFSEYLSVPESPDGDYNFFHDRWMPGTCSWIISHEAFAGWVDDTQLKPRVLWINGMAASGKSILSSFIIDHLTQRGLPCQYFFIRFISPAKRMLAMILRSLAYQVANSVPEYAGELRKLIEAATDLKTADYRKLWQSLFAQSLLQLPLGSPLYWILDGLDEAERPASIIKLLSELHLTTIPLRILVVSRKTHEISSAFQRLAKQVHMETICMEGNLMDFRSYIDHEMDLAGDASYRENVTAQLLERAKGNFLWVHLAVQKINLCHTKPDVENALMELPSGMEALYNRMAISVQSQQSTSDRRLGQSILNWATCARRLLSIEELGDALGNDGLLEIHRTVGDLCGGFVIVDHEGKVTMVHETAREYLTKRSEEERPLFIHRQSTNDVLFKRCIARLTDKSLRSQINRNRPPALLDYAVSAWSSHLILGSSVSPEILEVLMSFLKGPHILTWIYVAARGKNLGVLVATSRHLTQIALKLRKIGEDEFVVHREAAAVIEGWAADLVKITGKFGNNLKKHPESIYKLIPPFCPEDSIIYQQFGKKESRAIHVSGVTTTTWDDCLARFTLSEGVMASSVVAAGSRIFVLTMIRKTSQVIIYNAATFEEQRRITHPERVLSIQANKLGNLLVSYGYATTKVWDVASGNCVKTVKNPPKHPRPHTILVSEKPSKILVCGEDRCTRSVSLEEDAGEAWTIHSQIEEQSLDDTAVSFPTCSALSPDGNMIAFGYRRHPVTAWELEPAMLVGQCNLPLNETDMTIEDNTWGEVFKLVWHPFSGEVFGLTQVGLLFRWNPYEEETNASIQAGAHSLTVSTDGSLIATGDAVGTITIYATADFTVLYQLVSQDPVFYLSFSVDSRRLYDIRGSYGNVWEPNSLVRLADASDHNSDSCSETESFARASLLTEHHAARIDNVITLSGQSVGPLYCYGTEDGVAVLCESGRGRICELERLESYMSIEHVTWSEDGRLVALADLSGKLAVKKVVRSSENAAGWQVTSEFSLIIPSEQGHINQLLFHPTSHELFVSTPGIIFSVDLGSKAIARSTPMTTMSEVKWAWHPTLADTILGFGTSRVHIFSWTKLQELGVRSYFPPRIGSSISITLPPLSDSHAGGLQKDIETLGRLVSNLDSSQVLLEVLPPSASGQTKREYLLFDLNDLQLGSSYEELGQSNEVLPYTLIPTEITSCMRQPLAFLSRSRLAFLDVDRWICTWRLPSWTGKPSESSVMAVERYYFLPGDWATSDEARLCTITPDGTLLCPRNGDIAVVQAAKLRR, encoded by the exons ATGCAGTTCAAGAAACAGTTCAACTTcctcaagaagaaaagagatgctgaagaaggTGATGATGGGGACCAAGAGACTCGAGACACACTGTCGCCGTCGACTACAGTCGATGTAGCCTCTGTATCCTCACGCGCTCCATCAATTGCACCTACCACTAGATACAGGAATACGAGCTCTTCCGATAATCAGCCCGAGAGTGCCTCGGAGGCTCATAGTTTACCTCGTGGAGAAGAGATATCCTCCAAAGACCCCTTGGGGCTAACGGTAATACATCATCCGCCAGGAGAGCGTAGCGTCGATATCATCTTCGTCCATGGCCTCGGAGGGAGTAGTAGGATGACTTGGGCACACAATCACAGCCTCGACTTCTTCTGGCCATTGAAGTTTCTTCCCTTGGAACCCGATATTAATGGGGCGCGTATCCTGACCTTTGGGTATAATGGCAAATTTCGGCCAGGAAGTGGCAAGAATAAGATGTCAATTCTGGATTTCGCAAAAGATCTCTTATACGACCTTAAATACGCCCAAGACGAGTCAGCGCCTGGACCAGAGAATCTAAGGATGGGTGAA CGACCCATCATATTCCTAGTTCACTCCATGGGCGGACTGATTGTAAAAGAG GCATATATGCAAGGCCAGTATGATCCGACCTATGAAGCAATCATCAAGGCAGTCTCTGCCATTGTATTTCTTTCAACCCCGCATCGCGGCACAAATCTCGCCGAAACATTGAACCGTATTTTACAAGTGTCTTTTATTGCCAATCCAATGCAGTTTATCGCCGAACTTGCAGCCGGTTCACAGACCCTTCAGAAACTCAATGAACAGTTCAGGCACGTCGCTCCGAAGCTCCAAATCGTCTCATTTTACGAGACTCGTCCAACGACCATGTTCAAAAAGACTCAAATA ATGGTCCTAGAAAAAGATTCATCCGTCCTTGGGTACCCAGGAGAAATATCAAAGGCGCTGGATGCTGACCATAATGGAATTTGCAAATATGAAAGCCCCTCCGATCCGAAGTACATTACAGTGAGGAATGTCTTGAAGACTTTGattggaaaagagaaatcaaAAG AATTCTCGACTACAACAAATGTGGCAAAATTGTCAATTACTGATTTCAGCGAATATCTTTCCGTTCCCGAGTCTCCTGATGGGGATTATAACTTCTTCCATGATCGCTGGATGCCTGGTACTTGCAGTTGGATCATTAGCCACGAGGCTTTCGCAGGATGGGTTGATGATACGCAGCTCAAGCCTCGAGTCCTATGGATCAATGGCATGGCTGCTAGTGGCAAATCAATCCTCTCTTCCTTCATTATTGATCATCTCACTCAACGTGGTCTGCCTTGCCAGTATTTCTTTATACGATTTATTTCACCCGCAAAGCGAATGTTAGCCATGATACTGCGATCACTGGCTTATCAAGTCGCCAATTCCGTCCCCGAATACGCTGGCGAGCTTCGCAAGCTCATAGAGGCTGCTACAGACCTCAAGACGGCAGACTATCGAAAACTCTGGCAATCGCTTTTTGCGCAGTCTCTTTTACAACTACCTCTCGGCTCTCCGCTTTATTGGATCCTCGATGGTCTTGATGAAGCAGAACGGCCAGCTTCTATCATCAAGCTTCTGTCAGAGTTGCATCTTACTACGATTCCACTCCGAATTTTAGTTGTGAGTCGTAAAACCCATGAGATTTCTTCGGCCTTTCAAAGGCTCGCTAAGCAAGTGCATATGGAAACTATATGCATGGAAGGAAATTTGATGGACTTCCGATCCTACATTGATCACGAGATGGATCTTGCTGGCGATGCATCATACCGTGAGAATGTTACTGCTCAGCTTCTCGAACGGGCAAAAGGCAACTTTCTCTGGGTGCATCTAGCTGTGCAGAAGATCAACCTTTGCCACACGAAGCCGGATGTTGAGAATGCTCTCATGGAACTTCCCTCAGGAATGGAGGCCTTGTATAATCGAATGGCCATTTCAGTCCAGTCACAACAAAGCACCAGCGATCGGAGACTTGGCCAGAGTATCCTGAATTGGGCGACTTGTGCTCGGCGACTGTTGAGCATCGAGGAACTCGGAGATGCCCTAGGCAATGATGGTTTACTTGAGATCCATAGGACTGTCGGCGATCTGTGCGGGGGATTCGTCATAGTAGATCATGAAGGCAAGGTAACGATGGTTCATGAGACGGCTCGAGAGTACCTCACAAAGAGATCTGAGGAAGAGCgacctttatttattcatcGCCAGTCTACCAACGATGTGTTATTCAAAAGATGTATAGCACGCCTCACAGATAAAAGCCTGAGGAGCCAAATCAACAGGAATCGACCTCCAGCTCTCCTAGACTATGCTGTTAGTGCATGGTCAAGCCATCTAATCCTCGGTTCGAGTGTTAGCCCAGAAATTCTGGAAGTGCTGATGAGCTTCCTCAAAGGCCCACACATACTGACCTGGATATATGTGGCTGCCAGAGGAAAGAATCTTGGGGTTTTGGTGGCTACCTCCCGGCACTTGACTCAAATTGCACTCAAGCTGCGGAAgattggcgaggatgagTTTGTTGTACACCGAGAGGCGGCCGCCGTCATCGAGGGCTGGGCGGCTGACCTCGTCAAAATTACAGGAAAATTTGGAAACAACCTGAAGAAACACCCTGAGTCTATATACAAGCTCATCCCGCCATTCTGCCCAGAAGATTCCATAATATACCAGCAGTTTGGTAAAAAGGAGAGTAGAGCAATCCATGTCTCTGGAGTTACTACCACTACCTGGGATGACTGTCTGGCGCGGTTTACGCTGAGTGAAGGGGTCATGGCATCTTCAGTCGTCGCTGCCGGCAGCCGCATCTTTGTCCTCACAATGATTAGAAAGACGAGCCAAGTGATCATCTACAACGCGGCAACATTTGAAGAGCAGCGTAGGATTACGCACCCTGAACGTGTCTTAAGCATACAAGCCAACAAGTTAGGCAACCTCCTAGTCAGCTACGGCTATGCGACAACAAAAGTGTGGGACGTAGCCAGCGGAAATTGCGTCAAGACAGTGAAAAATCCGCCAAAGCATCCACGTCCGCACACTATCCTCGTCTCTGAGAAACCGAGCAAGATACTCGTGTGTGGTGAAGACAGATGTACCAGAAGCGTGTCTCTCGAAGAAGACGCTGGGGAAGCGTGGACAATCCATTCCCAAATCGAAGAACAGAGCCTGGACGACACCGCAGTCAGTTTCCCGACATGCTCTGCTCTGAGCCCGGACGGCAATATGATTGCATTTGGTTACCGACGCCACCCAGTTACAGCCTGGGAACTCGAGCCGGCAATGCTAGTCGGCCAGTGCAATTTGCCGCTGAATGAAACAGATATGACGATTGAAGACAACACTTGGGGGGAGGTCTTCAAGCTCGTGTGGCATCCGTTCAGCGGCGAAGTGTTTGGACTAACGCAGGTTGGGCTATTGTTCCGCTGGAACCCTTACGAAGAGGAGACCAACGCATCCATTCAGGCTGGTGCACACTCTTTGACCGTTAGCACTGACGGCTCTCTCATCGCTACCGGCGATGCAGTCGGAACAATTACGATATACGCAACCGCGGACTTTACTGTACTGTATCAGCTGGTATCACAGGACCCCGTATTTTATCTCTCGTTCAGTGTTGACTCCAGGCGGCTCTACGATATACGTGGCTCGTATGGCAATGTGTGGGAGCCGAACTCTTTGGTTCGTCTAGCGGACGCCTCGGACCACAACAGCGACTCTTGCAGTGAAACCGAGAGCTTCGCGAGAGCCTCTCTTCTCACAGAGCATCACGCAGCCCGGATTGACAATGTTATTACTCTTTCTGGGCAGTCAGTAGGTCCGCTGTACTGCTATGGCACAGAAGATGGAGTAGCAGTTCTTTGCGAATCTGGTCGTGGGAGGATTTGTGAGCTGGAAAGACTGGAGAGTTACATGTCCATTGAGCATGTAACATGGAGCGAAGACGGGCGCCTTGTTGCCCTTGCAGATCTTAGCGGCAAACTTGCAGTTAAGAAAGTTGTCAGATCCAGTGAGAACGCTGCTGGCTGGCAGGTAACTTCTGAGTTCAGCCTCATCATCCCCTCGGAGCAGGGCCATATCAACCAATTACTCTTCCATCCTACTAGCCACGAACTTTTTGTGTCGACGCCAGGGATAATATTTTCTGTCGATCTCGGCTCAAAGGCCATAGCTAGATCAACGCCAATGACAACCATGTCTGAAGTGAAATGGGCGTGGCATCCGACCCTTGCTGACACCATTCTTGGATTTGGAACCTCCAGGGTGCATATTTTTAGCTGGACGAAACTTCAGGAGCTTGGGGTGCGCTCCTATTTCCCGCCTAGAATTGGAAGTTCTATCAGCATCACTCTTCCTCCGCTTTCTGATAGTCATGCAGGAGGTCTCCAGAAAGATATCGAGACATTGGGAAGGCTGGTATCCAACCTCGACTCATCTCAGGTTCTCCTAGAAGTTTTGCCCCCGAGCGCATCCGGGCAGACAAAAAGGGAGTACCTTCTATTTGACTTGAACGATTTGCAACTAGGATCATCCTACGAGGAATTAGGCCAGAGTAATGAAGTGCTCCCGTACACTCTGATCCCGACAGAGATAACATCTTGCATGCGTCAGCCGCTCGCTTTCCTTTCTCGCTCAAGGCTAGCATTTCTTGATGTCGACCGTTGGATTTGTACCTGGCGATTGCCATCCTGGACAGGAAAACCTTCGGAGTCAAGCGTGATGGCCGTTGAGCGGTACTATTTCCTTCCTGGGGATTGGGCTACCAGCGACGAGGCTCGCCTCTGTACAATAACGCCCGATGGGACATTGCTTTGCCCTAGGAATGGCGACATAGCCGTCGTTCAAGCTGCAAAGCTTCGGAGGTAG